One genomic region from Pseudoduganella lutea encodes:
- a CDS encoding MarR family winged helix-turn-helix transcriptional regulator, translated as MQQGVRSLDSLMAVLETFRKLDPDMNMPMAMSFLVIAQNDGISVKEVAEKVDMGMASVSRYVALFGKPGTGEKKGLGLVVSVEDPMERRRKTISLTAKGREVIAKLQGL; from the coding sequence ATGCAACAAGGAGTTCGAAGCCTAGACAGCCTGATGGCGGTCCTGGAAACGTTCAGGAAGCTTGACCCAGATATGAACATGCCGATGGCGATGAGTTTCCTCGTCATTGCACAAAACGATGGCATTTCGGTGAAAGAGGTTGCCGAGAAGGTAGACATGGGGATGGCTTCAGTTTCCCGCTATGTCGCCCTCTTTGGCAAACCTGGTACGGGTGAGAAGAAGGGCCTGGGCCTCGTGGTCTCCGTTGAGGACCCGATGGAACGCCGCAGGAAGACGATCTCACTGACCGCGAAAGGCCGCGAAGTAATCGCCAAACTACAAGGACTATGA
- a CDS encoding tyrosine-type recombinase/integrase: protein MPIKPRGGSFQVTVGSGENRYRKMFQDELEAQQAELDEIKRRKTEGATKVPLQVSKKPHEGKTLGEAYDLTMRLHWRGTAAEVTHKINSNAVLEFLGRDTPLTSITMEMVNEMVFEFEDQGNAGSTVNKKGSCLRMMFKTAQEQGWIEDFPNPPFRKEAKHRLRWLDEAEEVRVLAACEHLGLADLRDFIMVAIDTGFRRGEMLGFRPADFSNGLLHLHAGQTKTDEARAVPATRRVTEVLTRRAHLPFTFSPLSVYALRAQWEALREHLKLTDDPQFVVHMLRHTCASRLVQRGVPLAMVQKWMGHKKIETTLRYAHLAPNSLLMGKEALEQAYIPPTLTNNWRTHEDTHA, encoded by the coding sequence ATGCCGATCAAACCGCGAGGTGGAAGTTTCCAGGTGACCGTGGGTTCCGGAGAAAACCGCTACCGGAAGATGTTCCAGGACGAGCTGGAAGCGCAGCAGGCAGAGCTGGACGAGATCAAACGCAGGAAGACCGAAGGTGCCACCAAAGTGCCCCTCCAGGTCAGCAAGAAGCCCCACGAGGGGAAAACTTTGGGCGAGGCTTACGACCTCACGATGCGCCTGCATTGGCGCGGTACGGCAGCCGAGGTGACTCATAAGATCAACTCAAACGCTGTCTTGGAATTCCTCGGGAGGGACACCCCGCTGACCAGCATCACGATGGAGATGGTCAACGAGATGGTCTTCGAGTTTGAGGACCAGGGCAATGCCGGCTCCACTGTAAACAAGAAGGGCTCCTGCCTGCGGATGATGTTCAAGACCGCGCAGGAGCAGGGCTGGATCGAGGACTTCCCTAATCCGCCATTCCGCAAGGAGGCCAAGCATCGCCTCCGGTGGCTGGACGAGGCGGAAGAGGTTCGAGTCCTGGCAGCCTGCGAGCACCTGGGCCTGGCCGACCTCCGCGACTTCATCATGGTGGCGATCGATACCGGCTTCCGCCGTGGTGAGATGCTGGGCTTCCGGCCGGCAGACTTCTCGAATGGTCTCCTGCACCTGCACGCAGGGCAGACCAAGACGGACGAGGCGAGGGCAGTACCGGCTACCAGGCGAGTCACCGAAGTGCTCACCCGCAGGGCACACCTCCCGTTCACCTTCAGCCCGCTTTCCGTTTACGCGCTGAGGGCGCAATGGGAAGCCCTCAGGGAACACCTGAAGCTCACCGATGATCCCCAGTTCGTTGTCCACATGCTCCGCCACACCTGCGCGAGCCGGCTGGTACAGCGTGGGGTGCCGCTGGCGATGGTCCAGAAGTGGATGGGACACAAGAAAATCGAGACCACGCTTCGGTATGCCCACCTGGCGCCGAACAGCCTGTTGATGGGCAAGGAGGCCCTGGAGCAGGCATACATTCCACCTACATTAACAAATAACTGGAGGACACATGAAGATACCCATGCGTGA
- a CDS encoding ssDNA-binding protein, translating into MANKKPQNFKATTPKGTFKYPALTKPDYGNEQFPKPNGEYKVQLILSQADAEPMIAKLQPHFDAAVAEGESKFKELKVEQRKKLKELKVNDLYTPEYDKDTEEETGNVIFKFTMAASGENQKKEKWTRKPALFDAKGKPMLKAPDIWGGTEGKVSFEAAPYFIPGTGAAGLKLRLNAVQIIDLVSGGQRDAGAYGFGEEEGFEADDSAAEDDTPFKDESAGPEEF; encoded by the coding sequence ATGGCAAACAAGAAACCCCAGAACTTCAAAGCAACGACCCCGAAGGGCACCTTCAAGTATCCGGCGCTGACCAAGCCCGATTACGGCAACGAGCAGTTCCCGAAGCCGAACGGTGAGTACAAGGTCCAGCTCATTCTGAGCCAAGCCGATGCCGAGCCGATGATCGCAAAGCTGCAGCCGCACTTCGATGCCGCTGTGGCTGAAGGTGAAAGCAAGTTCAAGGAACTGAAGGTAGAGCAGCGCAAGAAGCTGAAGGAACTGAAGGTCAACGACCTGTACACCCCGGAATACGACAAGGACACCGAAGAAGAAACCGGCAACGTGATCTTCAAGTTCACGATGGCCGCTTCCGGCGAGAACCAGAAGAAGGAAAAGTGGACCCGCAAGCCGGCCCTGTTCGATGCCAAGGGTAAGCCGATGCTGAAAGCTCCGGACATCTGGGGCGGCACCGAGGGCAAGGTCTCGTTCGAGGCGGCCCCGTACTTCATCCCAGGTACCGGCGCTGCCGGCCTGAAGCTGCGCCTGAACGCAGTCCAGATCATCGACCTGGTGTCGGGCGGTCAGCGTGATGCCGGTGCCTACGGCTTCGGTGAAGAAGAGGGCTTCGAGGCGGACGACTCGGCAGCCGAAGACGATACCCCGTTCAAGGACGAGAGTGCCGGCCCTGAAGAATTCTAA
- a CDS encoding DNA-directed RNA polymerase: MTTQDIKEPEDLIQVQLRLEEEMTQRGADRFLRNTSRATEGNREDQTAYGRTILAGRITKLADAITAWQVAAKEGASGLRNSSAYKLIGNTDAKVLAFLALKHVLSGLSTPRTVQFVAVAIGTAIEDEVRFANIREEERKLYDKIVKGAKQRTSARYKHIYATRLADNHDEWEGWSRTDRLHVGVKLLDILQASIGLIEIGTNGEGTDKALKYVKPLPSTLEWITKKNDATSLLRPVYEPMVVQPRDWTTPYDGGYLSSDIKPLVMVKTKNRAYLEELVSTDMPIVYDALNAIQRTAWQINSKILEVMKTFWDNGTIIAGMPPREGMELPVKPHDIDTNPDALAEYRKAAFKVHQENLSLMGSRISLGMTVDIAGRYEQYRKIFFPYQLDFRGRIYAVPHINPQGPDYQKGLLRFANGKPLGEEGWKWLAVHGANVAGFDKASLEDRVHWILKNEEEILRIAHDPFENRGWASSIDGVEIDKPWQFLAFALEWSGYVAVGESFVSKIPVAMDGSCSGIQHFSAMLRDEKGGAAVNLVPQDLPADVYRQVADLVSVWVKEDSTKGTEDTLKHSDEGRAYVVAGTKALASQWLAFGITRKTTKRSVMTLAYGSKEYGFKEQLMEDILWPAKRSATLPDGSVDASRFPFSGDGFSAAVYMAHLIWGAVNQVLVKAGEAMAWLQDAASLAAKEGLPVRWTTPVGFPVMQAYPALEPRRVKTAINGSILFLLMNQEKEGLDSRKQSQGISPNFVHSCDASHLMLTVHRAKQAGIHSFAMIHDSFGTTAGETETLYRVVRESFIEMYTEVDVLGSFRDELLVQLSEKQKKKLKALPESGTLELAAVADSRFCFA; this comes from the coding sequence ATGACCACCCAAGACATCAAAGAGCCTGAAGACCTGATCCAAGTGCAACTGCGCCTGGAGGAAGAGATGACTCAACGCGGTGCTGACAGGTTCCTGAGGAACACCTCCAGGGCAACTGAAGGTAACCGTGAAGACCAGACCGCTTATGGTCGGACCATCCTGGCAGGTCGCATCACCAAGCTGGCCGATGCCATCACGGCTTGGCAGGTCGCAGCGAAGGAGGGCGCGAGTGGTCTGCGCAATTCGTCGGCCTACAAGCTGATCGGTAATACGGACGCGAAGGTCTTGGCATTCCTCGCACTGAAGCATGTGCTCAGTGGGCTGTCTACGCCACGCACGGTCCAGTTCGTGGCCGTGGCCATCGGCACTGCAATCGAGGATGAGGTCCGGTTCGCCAACATCCGCGAAGAGGAGCGCAAGCTCTACGACAAGATCGTCAAGGGCGCGAAGCAACGCACCTCGGCACGCTACAAGCACATCTACGCCACCCGCCTGGCCGACAACCACGATGAGTGGGAAGGCTGGTCCCGCACGGATCGCCTCCATGTGGGCGTCAAGCTGCTGGACATCCTGCAGGCATCCATCGGCCTGATCGAGATCGGCACGAACGGCGAGGGCACTGACAAGGCCCTGAAGTACGTGAAGCCACTGCCCAGCACCTTGGAGTGGATCACGAAGAAGAACGATGCGACCTCCCTCCTGCGTCCGGTGTACGAGCCGATGGTAGTGCAGCCCCGCGACTGGACCACGCCCTACGATGGCGGCTACCTGTCCTCCGACATCAAGCCCCTCGTGATGGTGAAGACGAAGAACCGGGCCTACCTGGAGGAGCTGGTCTCCACCGATATGCCCATCGTCTACGATGCCCTGAACGCCATCCAGCGGACGGCCTGGCAGATCAACAGCAAAATCTTGGAGGTCATGAAGACCTTCTGGGACAACGGCACGATCATCGCGGGGATGCCCCCACGGGAAGGCATGGAGCTGCCCGTGAAGCCTCACGACATCGACACGAACCCGGATGCCCTCGCGGAGTACCGGAAGGCGGCCTTCAAGGTCCACCAGGAGAACCTCTCCCTGATGGGCAGCAGGATCAGCCTGGGAATGACCGTGGACATCGCCGGCCGCTATGAGCAGTACCGGAAGATTTTCTTCCCGTACCAGCTCGACTTCCGTGGCCGCATCTACGCTGTCCCGCACATCAACCCGCAGGGTCCCGACTACCAGAAGGGGCTCCTCCGGTTCGCTAACGGGAAACCGCTGGGCGAGGAGGGCTGGAAGTGGTTGGCCGTACATGGAGCAAACGTGGCGGGCTTTGATAAAGCCAGCCTTGAAGATCGTGTTCACTGGATACTGAAAAATGAAGAAGAAATCTTACGAATTGCCCACGATCCTTTCGAGAACCGTGGATGGGCGTCCTCAATTGACGGCGTGGAGATCGACAAACCTTGGCAGTTCCTCGCGTTTGCGCTTGAGTGGTCCGGGTACGTCGCTGTGGGAGAGTCATTCGTCTCCAAGATACCCGTGGCTATGGACGGTAGTTGCTCTGGCATCCAACACTTCAGTGCCATGCTCCGAGATGAAAAAGGGGGAGCAGCTGTAAACCTGGTCCCGCAGGACTTGCCGGCCGATGTCTACCGCCAAGTAGCTGACCTGGTATCCGTGTGGGTCAAGGAAGACTCCACCAAGGGCACCGAGGACACCCTCAAGCACAGCGACGAGGGTCGCGCTTACGTCGTGGCCGGCACCAAGGCCCTGGCGTCCCAGTGGTTGGCCTTCGGGATCACCCGCAAGACTACCAAGCGGTCCGTCATGACCCTGGCCTACGGCTCGAAGGAGTACGGGTTCAAGGAACAGCTCATGGAAGACATCCTGTGGCCGGCGAAGCGCTCCGCTACGCTGCCCGATGGTTCCGTGGATGCCTCCCGGTTCCCCTTCAGTGGCGATGGGTTCTCCGCTGCGGTCTACATGGCCCACCTCATCTGGGGCGCGGTGAACCAGGTCCTCGTGAAAGCTGGCGAGGCGATGGCGTGGCTGCAAGATGCCGCGAGCCTAGCCGCGAAGGAGGGACTCCCGGTGCGCTGGACGACCCCTGTTGGTTTCCCTGTCATGCAAGCCTACCCGGCCCTGGAGCCGAGGAGGGTGAAGACCGCTATCAACGGCTCCATCCTCTTCCTGCTGATGAACCAGGAGAAGGAAGGCTTGGACAGCCGGAAGCAATCCCAAGGGATCAGCCCCAACTTCGTCCACTCGTGTGACGCATCCCACCTGATGCTCACCGTCCACCGCGCGAAGCAGGCCGGCATTCACTCCTTTGCGATGATCCACGATTCGTTCGGGACCACTGCAGGGGAAACCGAAACGCTGTACCGCGTGGTCCGCGAGAGCTTCATCGAGATGTACACCGAGGTGGACGTCTTGGGGAGCTTCAGGGACGAGCTGCTGGTCCAGCTCAGTGAGAAACAGAAGAAGAAACTGAAGGCGCTCCCTGAGTCCGGCACCTTGGAACTCGCAGCGGTGGCCGACAGCCGCTTTTGCTTTGCCTAA